In the genome of Podospora pseudocomata strain CBS 415.72m chromosome 2 map unlocalized CBS415.72m_2.2, whole genome shotgun sequence, one region contains:
- a CDS encoding uncharacterized protein (COG:Q; EggNog:ENOG503P33C) encodes MPVMKQEYSLWDILTSLLFPQKFILLSLTFLPRTILSQPSLLLPWNLPHLKSLWFTRFWSFVGPQVRENSSALVIPLLSGHISRGITHPSPIHPPLSGTVLEIGPGSGMWLPTLSQIPSITKIYGVEPNEGNAASLRQTVKTAGLEGRYNVIPVGIEDLEAVAHIEKGSVDSVMTVMCLCSIPEPQKNIKMLYEYLKPGGKLYVYEHVKTFDGELPGQGEPWEPKQPKWLGWYQSFMNIFWPHFVGGCEMCRDTSKYLLQDAGPWQEVDLAQPANSPWFQTMPHIIGVLTK; translated from the exons atgcccgTCATGAAGCAAGAATACTCCCTCTGGGacatcctcacctccctcctcttcccccaaaagttcatcctcctttccctcaccttcctcccccgaaccatcctctcccaaccttccctcctcctcccctggaacctcccccacctcaaaTCCCTCTGGTTCACCCGCTTCTGGTCCTTCGTCGGCCCCCAAGTCAGAGAaaactcctccgccctcgtcATCCCCCTTTTATCAGGGCACATCTCCAGGGGCAtcacccacccatccccaatccacccccccctATCCGGCACGGTCCTCGAGATAGGCCCCGGTTCGGGAATGTGgctccccaccctctcccaaatcccctccatcaccaagatcTACGGCGTCGAGCCAAACGAGGGAAACGCCGCTTCCCTGCGCCAAACGGTCAAAACCGCCGGGTTGGAAGGGAGATACAATGTCATTCCCGTCGGGATCGAGGACCTCGAGGCGGTGGCGCATATCGAAAAGGGGAGCGTGGACAGCGTCATGACCGTCATGTGCCTCTGCTCGATCCCCGAGCCGCAAAAGAACATCAAGATGCTGTACGAGTACCTCAAGCCAGGCGGGAAGTTGTACGTGTACGAGCACGTCAAGACTTTTGACGGGGAGCTGCCGGGGCAAGGGGAGCCCTGGGAACCCAAGCAGCCAAAGTGGCTGGGGTGGTATCAGT CCTTTATGAACATTTTCTGGCCTCACTTCGTGGGTGGCTGTGAAATGTGCAGAGATACATCCAAGTACCTCCTCCAAGACGCGGGCCCGTGGCAAGAAGTCGATCTGGCCCAACCGGCCAACTCGCCTTGGTTCCAGACCATGCCACACATCATTGGTGTCTTGACAAAGTAG
- a CDS encoding uncharacterized protein (COG:A; EggNog:ENOG503P0B7) produces MSWDNGNDNWGNPTPAATSGGDDWGKGSASNNNDGNGFGDDSFRGAATSGNGGFGDAAPFGGDGEHRGETGHNKADCPNPRKPLGACRRCGDEGHYSKDCPTAGPMTCNACGSTEHLRKECPDAGPMLCKNCGEEGHTISACENARKVDRSEIPDKTTEEAWELIKTAVAERDLDDLKAAVQIYVKSQPDCTYQQLESAFRGHDLGVWLIALERPTVSTLTNMDLQGNLGKKYTVSYRFSPNPARPREREGWPETEEERMKRLADAGELVAGGLPKCRNCDQLGHISKHCKEDKRENERIQVKCYNCDEIGHRVRDCPTPRVDKFACKNCGQPGHPVAECPEPRSTEGVECRKCNETGHFSKDCPSAGPRGCRNCGQGGHMSKECTEPKNMDNVQCRNCDEMGHFSKECPKPRDWSRVECQNCHQKGHTKVRCLNPLVSDEDSGGFGGCDGGFGGGDGGFGGGDGGFDNAAPSADDGGW; encoded by the exons ATGTCTTGGGACAACGGGAACGATAACTGGGGCAACCCCActcccgccgccaccagcgGCGGTGACGATTGGGGCAAAGGTTCTGCTTCCAACAACAATGACGGCAATGGCTTTGGCGATGACAGCTTCCGCGGTGCTGCCACCTCTGGAAACGGCGGTTTTGGCGATGCTGCCCCCTttggcggcgacggcgagcACCGCGGCGAGACCGG TCACAACAAGGCTGATTGCCCCAACCCGCGCAAGCCTCTTGGTGCTTGCCGCCGCTGCGGTGACGAAGGTCACTACAGCAAGGATTGTCCCACTGCTGGTCCCATGACCTGCAACGCATGCGGTTCAACGGAACACCTTCGCAAGGAGTGTCCCGATGCCGGGCCAATGCTTTGCAAGAACTGTGGCGAAGAGG GCCACACCATCTCTGCTTGCGAGAATGCTCGCAAGGTGGACCGCAGCGAAATCCCCGACAAGACTACTGAGGAAGCTTGGGAGTTGATCAAGACTGCTGTCGCCGAGCGTGACCTTGACGACCTCAAGGCTGCAGTTCAGATTTACGTGAAGTCACAGCCTGACTGCACTTATCAGCAGCTCGAGTCGGCCTTCCGTGGTCATGACCTCGGGGTTTGGCTCATCGCCCTTGAGAGACCCACTGTCTCTACCCTGACCAATATGGATCTGCAGGGAAATCTTGGGAAGAAATACACGGTGTCGTACCGtttctcccccaaccccgctCGCCCCCGCGAGCGTGAGGGTTGGCCCGAGACTGAAGAGGAGCGCATGAAGCGCCTGGCTGACGCTGGGGAGCTCGTTGCTGGTGGTTTGCCCAAGTGTCGCAACTGCGACCAGCTTGGTCATATCTCTAAACACTGCAAGGAGGACAAGCGTGAAAACGAGCGAATCCAGGTCAAGTGCTACAACTGTGACGAGATCGGCCATCGTGTCCGCGACT GCCCGACTCCTCGCGTGGACAAGTTCGCCTGCAAGAACTGTGGACAGCCTGGCCATCCCGTGGCTGAATGCCCCGAGCCTCGCTCCACCGAGGGTGTCGAATGCCGCAAGTGCAACGAGA CTGGCCACTTTTCGAAGGACTGCCCGTCTGCCGGTCCTCGGGGCTGCCGGAATTGTGGCCAAGGGGGCCACATGTCCAAGGAATGCACAGAACCCAAGAACATGGATAATGTGCAGTGCCGCAACTGCGATGAGATGGGTCACTTCTCAAAGGAGTGCCCCAAGCCTCGTGACT GGTCTCGTGTCGAGTGCCAAAACTGCCACCAGAAGGGTCACACCAAGGTTCGCTGTCTGAACCCCTTGGTCTCGGATGAGGACAGCGgcggttttggtggttgtgacggtggttttggcggtggtgatggtggcttTGGCGGAGGCGATGGCGGCTTCGACAACGCTGCCCCTTCtgccgacgacggcggcTGGTAA
- a CDS encoding uncharacterized protein (COG:I; EggNog:ENOG503NVCQ) — MSTLQSAINGTRDAVAVIVPSKPSPLMMTYKDLLAEVLSFQQKLAAIGITHGSPVSIATVNSYEFIVSFLAASWQRGIAAPLNPAYKQEEFEFYIKDVKSAIVLVPKGAYQKGAPAVKAAQKFNAAIAESYWDDQKKEVALDVKELGQLNGKGQQPLLKPQPDDIALVLHTSGTTSRPKVVPLSHRNLTRTMRNIQQTYQLTDADRTMLVMPLFHVHGLLCGLLAPLFSGGSMVVPSKFSATEFWQEFITHKANWYTAVPTIHQILLKHPTPKPLPKIRFIRSCSSPLSPTVFHALEKTYNAPVLEAYAMTEAAHQMTSNPLPPAKRKPGTVGIGQGVEVVILDDAGNKVPQGTEGEISIRGENVTSGYLNNPEANKTAFTASGYFRTGDQGKLDEDGYVVITGRIKELINKGGEKISPIELDNVLTRNPAVSEAVSFAIPDEMYGQDIGVAIVLKPGQKLSDEDVKKWVGDKLAKFKIPKKVYFTDVMPKTATGKIQRRIVAETMQKKEGRAKL; from the coding sequence ATGTCTACCCTCCAATCAGCCATCAATGGGACCCGCGATGCCGTGGCTGTAATTGTGCCATCCAAGCCCAGCCCTCTGATGATGACATACAAGGACCTCCTGGCTGAGGTGCTGTCGTTCCAGCAGAAGCTTGCTGCCATCGGCATCACTCATGGGTCCCCTGTGTCTATCGCCACGGTTAACTCGTACGAATTCATCGTCTCTTTTCTCGCTGCTTCATGGCAGCGTGGCATTGCTGCACCGCTGAACCCAGCCTACAAGCAAGAGGAGTTTGAGTTCTATATTAAAGATGTCAAGTCAGCTATTGTTTTGGTTCCCAAGGGCGCCTACCAGAAAGGTGCGcctgccgtcaaggccgccCAGAAGTTCAACGCTGCCATCGCTGAGAGCTATTGGGATGACCAAAAGAAGGAGGTCGCGCTGGATGTCAAGGAACTTGGGCAGTtgaatggcaaggggcaacaACCGCTGCTGAAGCCGCAGCCAGATGACATTGCCTTGGTCCTTCACACAAGTGGCACCACCTCTCGGCCCAAGGTTGTCCCTCTCTCCCACCGCAACCTGACCAGAACGATGAGAAACATCCAGCAAACATACCAGTTGACTGACGCGGACCGGACCATGCTGGTCATGCCCCTCTTCCACGTCCACGGTCTCCTCTGCGGTCTCTTGGCTCCTCTTTTTTCCGGTGGTTCCATGGTGGTGCCAAGCAAGTTCTCTGCTACTGAATTCTGGCAAGAATTCATCACCCACAAGGCGAATTGGTACACTGCTGTGCCTACCATCCACCAGATCCTTCTCAAGCACCCCACCCCGAAGCCCCTCCCAAAGATCCGCTTTATCCGGTCATGCTCgtctcccctttccccgaCAGTTTTCCATGCTCTTGAGAAGACCTACAATGCCCCCGTGCTCGAAGCGTATGCCATGACGGAGGCCGCTCATCAAATGACATCtaatcctcttcctcctgcaAAGAGAAAGCCCGGGACTGTGGGTATCGGTCAGGGTGTTGAAGTCGTCATTCTTGACGATGCAGGAAACAAAGTGCCACAGGGCACTGAGGGAGAGATTTCCATTCGCGGCGAAAATGTTACGTCTGGctacctcaacaaccccgaAGCCAACAAGACTGCTTTTACAGCCAGTGGCTACTTCCGAACTGGCGACCAGGGTaagctggatgaggatggctaTGTCGTGATCACAGGTCGTATCAAGGAGCTCATCAACAAGGGCGGCGAGAAGATCTCGCCCATCGAGTTGGACAATGTTCTTACACGGAACCCAGCCGTCTCGGAAGCTGTGAGTTTCGCTATTCCGGATGAGATGTATGGCCAGGACATTGGTGTTGCCATCGTTCTCAAGCCGGGCCAGAAGTTGAGCGATGAGGATGTGAAGAAGTGGGTTGGGGACAAGCTGGCCAAGTTCAAGATTCCCAAGAAGGTCTATTTCACTGATGTCATGCCCAAGACTGCGACTGGCAAGATCCAGAGACGCATCGTAGCCGAGACCATGCAAaagaaggaagggagggCGAAGTTGTAA